GATGTTGTACAGGAAACCGCCAATAATAAAGCGAACAATATAACTACAAATTTTTGCACATGACCTCCTTTAATTTGCAAAGTCAACTTTTATCATATCGGGCGGGACCAAATTTCTTTGACGCAGCTCATCCAGGCTTTTCTGAAAGGTACGCATGCCGTACTCTGCCCCCATTTGAATGGCCGATTCTATTTGATGCGTTTTCCCCTCCCGAATCAAATTTCGAATGGCCGGGGTGGCAATTAAGATTTCTAACAGAGCGATCCGATCTGCCCGGTGCGCCTGGCGTACCAGGCGCTGTGAGATGACGGCTACAAGCGACCCGGCCAGAATAACGCGAATTTGCTGTTGCTGCTCGCCGGGAAAGACATTAATGATGCGATCGACCGTTTCGCTGGCCGAGTTGGTGTGCAACGTCGAAAAAACCAGATGACCTGTTTCGGCTGCGTGCAGGGCGTTGGTAATCGTTTCGATATCGCGCATTTCGCCTACTAGAATAACATCCGGGTCCTCGCGTAAGGCAGCGCGCAGCCCCTGCGCAAAGCTTTGCGTGTGCACGCCTACTTCTCGTTGGTGAATGAGCGAAAGCTTTGGGCGATGGAGGTATTCGATTGGATCTTCGAGGGTAATAATGTGGTCCCGCCGGTTCCGATTTATTTCATCGATCATCGCAGCCAGCGTGGTCGATTTTCCGGATCCTGTTGGACCGGTGACCAGAATCAAACCTTTTCGATGCCGGACGATTTCCTTTAATACCGGCGGCATCAATAGTTCGTTAAGCGTGCGAATTTGTTCAGGGATGATCCTGAGCGAGGCGCTAAGGCCATTGGAATGTTTAAACACATTTACACGAAATCGACTTATCCCCTCGATGGATAATGAAAAATCGATTTCCAGATTTTTTTCAAATGCGGCTTTTTGCTCAGGGCGTAAGTAAGCGAAGATAAAGTTTTTCAACTCCTCGTACGTTATCACAGGCGCATCGATTCTTTTCAACTCGCCGACCAGACGAATGATCGGCTGCATGCCGCTGCTGAAATGAATATCTGAGGCATTTTGCCTTACTGCAAAACGTAAAACCTGACCAAAATTAACAGACATAACTCCCTCTACTTCGCTTCCAGAACTTTGCTTGTTATAAATATCAATAAATCATTTTTTTCTTTTTTGACGGTGGTGTGCTTAAACAAATAACCTAAAATGGGAATGCTGCTCAACAGCCAGATTCCCTCTTGCTGCTCGCTTTTGGTCTCTTTTACCAACCCGCCAATGGCCACCGTTTCACCGTCGTTTATTACAACCGTTGTTTCCACCTCGCGCACAGAGATAATTGGTTGAGGCGCTTCTGCCGTTCCCACATAACCAATAATTTCCTGCATAACGGGATGGAGCTTTAAAGTAATTTTATTGTCTTTTCCCACAGTAGGGATAACTTCAAGGCGCATGCTGACGTCTCTTTCTTTGTAAGAATACAGATCGCCTGCCACGCTACGTTGAATTTCCGGAATAGGTACGGTGGTTCCAATTCTTATAATCGCTTTTTGATTATTGACCGTGGTTACCTTAGGATTAGAGATCAGCTTGGAACGATTGTCGCTTGCCAGCATATTTAGCGCGGCCTGTAACTTGTCAATGGTTAACACGCCCAGATGAATTTGATCCGGAGTTTCAGGTAACTCGTACCAGCCGGCTAAAATGGTTTGTTCGCCGCCCTGAGTTTGTTGCCCTTGGTTGGTGATTGGAGCGGTGGTTTCAGCCCCCATTACCGAGGCCCTGATCGACGTGGGCCACTTTAAGCCCAGTTGCTTGTTATCTCCAATCAGGGTTTCTATTAAACGAACTTCTATCAACACCTGTTTGAGCGGCGCGTCTAATTCCTGAATAATCTGATCGATAATGGCCAGATTCTCCTCAAGATCGGAAACGATCAAAACGTTCGAACGATCGGGCTCATTTGCGGTAGTTTTTTCAGTTATTAGAGCTTCCAGCTTGCCTTTTTTGGATAAAAACTTGCTCACAGTCGCTTTGATTTTAAGAGCGTCGATATATTGAAGGTGGTAAATCTTTGTCTGAAGCTCGCCGTAATACTCATCTTTTAAAGGCTTGATAATCATTACATTATCTTTGATGAGATAGTGGTATCCATTGGGCTTTAAGATGTATTCAAGCGCCGTCCGTATCGGAACATTAGTTAAACGGACATTCACCACTTCTTTTCCGTCTCCGGTAAAAACATAATTAAAGCTGTTTTGTTTGGCAAACAGACGCAAAGCATCTTTTAGCATAACGCCTTCAAAAGATGGCGAAACGCGTTGTTCTAATAATTTTTCGATATTAACCGCCAGGCTGGCGCTTACGGATAGCAATAAGATAAGAAAGACGCTGACTATTTTTACACAAAGGTTTCGCATTAAACTTCTCCCCTTAAATATTAGTCAATCTTAAGATTTTTCGCTTTTTGCCATCCCATAAGATGACTCTTTTTTCTTCTATTTTAATAACTTTATAGCCTTCGATCACATCGCCCTCTTTTACAATTCGATCATTAATCAGAGCAACCGAACCCCGCGGTTTAAAGCTGATCCCTTTTAGAACAAAAGTCGGTTCTTTTACCATTTTCCTTGAACTTTTTGTAATCTTCTTCGCCTTCTTTTTAATTAAAAAGGGATCATCCCCCCAGCTGGAGGTCAGGTCAATCTTTAACGGATCGTTCAATAATTGATCCGTTTCTTGCTCGGCGGCCTGTTCCTCAGCAGGGATTTCTGTGCTCTGGCCGGCATAAAAGCTAAGATAGGTCTCTTTATTTTTTATAAAGTCAAACACGGCATAGACTAAAACGATTCCCAGAATTATAAACAAGATCTTCTGACTTTTGGTTAATTGTATCTTTTCCATATTACTCATTCCAGGTATATAGTTTTGTATCAATTACTGCCTGAACATCATAACCGTTTTCGTCCAATCTTTCCATAATTATGGATTGCGGTAAAATGTAAAACGGTAATTCTTGCCACTGCTCAATATATTTACCGATTGCCAGGTATTGGCCAACCAGGGTGATGGTAAGCGGTAAGGGGATAATCTTTTTGTCTTTTTGCTCAAAATAATCTTTAAACCCTGGCGAAAAATCAACCAGTTTCAGATTATATTTTTCAGCCAGACTTTGCAGACGTTCCGTAACCTGCCCCAGATTTTCACGTCTGACAAACTTAGCTTTTTCTTTCTCCAGTTGAATTTGTTCTTGTTCAAAGCGTTTTTTAATGTTTTCCAGATTTGATTTGGCATTTGAAGCCATATTTACTTTATTTCTGACTTCCAAAAGCTCCACATCCAGCAGTGTCAGCCGGTTAATCTGAGCCACATAAACAAAATTATACCACAATAATACAACTAACACAATAATGCCTAATTTGATAGCAAATTTTTTTCTTGTCATTCCCACCTCATTTAAAATGTCAACGTAAGACTAAATTCAATCTTTTTATTCTGGATATCTTTATTTTTTTGTTCCAGATTAATGCTCTTGAATATATTCAGATTATTCAGACTATTAATAAAATTAATCAACTCCACATCTCCGGTAACCAGATCGCCTTTAATCTCTCCGGCGAGCGAAATGACATACTTTGGCAAATCTTCTGGCGCATTTTCGTTTTCTATATTCCCGCCTGCCTGGAGCGGTTGCAATACAAAACTTGTCAGTCGGATAGGCTTTGGCGTCAAATTGCTAAATAGTCGCATCATTTCCAGAATCGGCGGCTTGTCTTTATTGATTTTGTTTTGCAATTCCAGGTTTTCTTTTTTGACATCGCCAATAAGTTTCAATAAACTGAGGTAAGATTGTTCATACGGATTTAGCTCATGGTACTGCGCTTCCAGCACAGAGAGTTCTGCTTCTTTTGCTGTTATGGCCTGGTATTGTAAAAAAGTTAAATAGCCAAAGGTAACCGCTCCCACAATGCAAAAAAGATTAACATAGCGGTTAATCCGGGCCAAAATCAACTTTTCTTCGTAATCTTTGGGGATCAGATTAATCGAATTTTTATCGGCCAGTACTGCGCCAAATGCGGCCGTGTATTCGCCATATTTAACCGCATCTTCCTGAGCGTTTTCGATAAAGCCAGGATACAAAACAAACACAGGCATGGATAATCTTGATTTGAGGTAGGGGATCAAACTTTCCTTTTGAATGCCATAGCCCGTTAATAATATCCGCTCGACAAAATTTCGTTTGTCTTCGCCCTGAATAAAAGCGATGGAGCGCAAAATTTCTGCAAAAAAGGTATGTAACACCGGGTTCTGTTTAACTTTTAGGTCTTTTAATTTTTCCATTAAACGTCTTTTTAACAGGCTTTCACCGGACTCAGGTTCAGAAATTTTCCCCTCATCTACTTTTTCTTCAGTATTTCTTTTACGCGTTTCGTCCTGTTTAATGGTCACTTCCAGATTTCTGGAACCAATGCCTAAATTCCGCAGATAGATCAGTTGTCCGTATTTTAAATAACAGATTTGAGTAAAATCATAGGAAATATTCAATAATAAATCCGATTTTGGATCATCAACCATTTTATTGTAAGCCAGAACAAGACTCATAGGACGCGGCACTAAATAACTAACAGGAAACTTCAGATGAGAAAAGATATAAACAAACCGATCGACCGTTTCTTTCGGGGAAAAGACCATTTGTAACCTTTGCTTTTTTATCCCCTGCTCTTCAAACTGATCGACCACATAATATTCCAGATAGAATTCATTATCTTTAAAATGTTTGAGTTCTTCTTTATATCGAAAAATAATGGCCTGTTCCAGTTCTTTCCTGTTCTTAATACGAGGAAACACATCATTTTTAAACAGCAAGTCCGTGCTAAAAAAGGTTACCCTTACCTCCATGCCGGCTTTATAAATACGCGACTTGATATTTTCGAGCGCGATTTGCATTGCCCGCGTGGCCTGAGTGATTTCAGTCGGGAAGGTTTGTATTCCCCAGTCTTTTACCTGAATATTATCGCCGATCTTTTTTACAACAAGGTAACGAATTTTATCGATATCAATATCAAGCGACAGGATGGTTTTGGCGCCCAGCTTTTTAGCAAACGAAAGCGGAGCGAAAACATCGGTCGTGTATATTTTAGTTTTGGGCGGCATTGTTTTCTGCATATTCGAAACAGAAACGCCCGCCTCTTTCTCAGCCGACTTTTTCCCTGACGAAGTTTGAAAACTACTTCTTTCCGCAGAAACCGCTTTTCCTTTTTTGTTCCGTTCGTCCATAAATCTCTTTTCCCGTATTTAGTAAATTTTAACCTGCGTGGATTTAAATATTAATGGACCGCCATTTACCGAATATTTAAAGAACTTTGCAATTTTATATCGATTGTAATAAACTCTGAAGCGAAACGGCCAGAAGGGCTTAGAAGTACCGATCACATCTCCGTTTGTAATGATTCCTCCCGATAAAGCGCGCCAGATAAACTGCCAGTCGCACTGAAATCGGCTACCGGGATTAAACTGGTACATCACGCCGCTGGTAACGCCAAAGATCAACCAGCTGGGTTTTATACGTATGTCGCCGCCAACCGCAAAATTGCCTATATTCAACCAATTGAATTTGCCAAAAGTTAAATTCTTTTCCACAAAGGCTATATCTTTAATAAAGCTAAATATCCCGTTGATGGTAAGATTGCCTGCGTAATAATGATAAGGTTTTGCCGCCTCACGCAGTTCATCCGGGTCAAAAAGAGGAAAATATTTGGCGTTCTCCATCACTTTATTGTGGGGAATGGTACGAATATATCTAACTTTTCCTGTGGCATAAACCGCGTATTTGGCCACATCAATGTACTCCACCGTTTTTTCGATCACCTTCGCAAAGTTCTGACTAATACCGGTTGCCTTAATCCTGATTTTATCTGTTCCAATGATATGGATATTAATCTGGCATTGGGTGCCGGGGCCTGTTT
This sequence is a window from Caldithrix abyssi DSM 13497. Protein-coding genes within it:
- a CDS encoding type IV pilus twitching motility protein PilT encodes the protein MSVNFGQVLRFAVRQNASDIHFSSGMQPIIRLVGELKRIDAPVITYEELKNFIFAYLRPEQKAAFEKNLEIDFSLSIEGISRFRVNVFKHSNGLSASLRIIPEQIRTLNELLMPPVLKEIVRHRKGLILVTGPTGSGKSTTLAAMIDEINRNRRDHIITLEDPIEYLHRPKLSLIHQREVGVHTQSFAQGLRAALREDPDVILVGEMRDIETITNALHAAETGHLVFSTLHTNSASETVDRIINVFPGEQQQQIRVILAGSLVAVISQRLVRQAHRADRIALLEILIATPAIRNLIREGKTHQIESAIQMGAEYGMRTFQKSLDELRQRNLVPPDMIKVDFAN
- a CDS encoding secretin and TonB N-terminal domain-containing protein — its product is MRNLCVKIVSVFLILLLSVSASLAVNIEKLLEQRVSPSFEGVMLKDALRLFAKQNSFNYVFTGDGKEVVNVRLTNVPIRTALEYILKPNGYHYLIKDNVMIIKPLKDEYYGELQTKIYHLQYIDALKIKATVSKFLSKKGKLEALITEKTTANEPDRSNVLIVSDLEENLAIIDQIIQELDAPLKQVLIEVRLIETLIGDNKQLGLKWPTSIRASVMGAETTAPITNQGQQTQGGEQTILAGWYELPETPDQIHLGVLTIDKLQAALNMLASDNRSKLISNPKVTTVNNQKAIIRIGTTVPIPEIQRSVAGDLYSYKERDVSMRLEVIPTVGKDNKITLKLHPVMQEIIGYVGTAEAPQPIISVREVETTVVINDGETVAIGGLVKETKSEQQEGIWLLSSIPILGYLFKHTTVKKEKNDLLIFITSKVLEAK
- the pilO gene encoding type 4a pilus biogenesis protein PilO; translated protein: MTRKKFAIKLGIIVLVVLLWYNFVYVAQINRLTLLDVELLEVRNKVNMASNAKSNLENIKKRFEQEQIQLEKEKAKFVRRENLGQVTERLQSLAEKYNLKLVDFSPGFKDYFEQKDKKIIPLPLTITLVGQYLAIGKYIEQWQELPFYILPQSIIMERLDENGYDVQAVIDTKLYTWNE
- a CDS encoding pilus assembly PilX N-terminal domain-containing protein; the protein is MQKITDKQQSRNVSLRSLRHNQRGVMLIGLLLFMVFIGMIIVSLLTLLAAEARMQIVDVNQRRALYAAEAGIEYAMRLISEYALYNSFLLGLSNYSETVETGPGTQCQINIHIIGTDKIRIKATGISQNFAKVIEKTVEYIDVAKYAVYATGKVRYIRTIPHNKVMENAKYFPLFDPDELREAAKPYHYYAGNLTINGIFSFIKDIAFVEKNLTFGKFNWLNIGNFAVGGDIRIKPSWLIFGVTSGVMYQFNPGSRFQCDWQFIWRALSGGIITNGDVIGTSKPFWPFRFRVYYNRYKIAKFFKYSVNGGPLIFKSTQVKIY